The genome window TCACCTTCATGTACAATCCGCCCTCCATCCAGATCGGCGGCAAGCAGACCAAGGCCCTCTACCAGTTCACCCTGCTCTCCCCGGACCCGGACGAACTCTATCCCGCCGCCCGCAGGATGGCCCTGTCCATGCGCAAGCTCCCCGAGATCACCGACGTCAACACCGACATGCAGATCGACGGGCCGCAGGTCTTCATCGACATCGACCGCGACAAGGCCAAGACGCTCGGCATCAGCGCCTCCTCCATCGAAACCGCGCTCATGACCGCCTACGCCGCCCGCCAGGTCACCAACCTCTACGGCGCGACCGACACCTACAAGGTCATCGTGGAGGTCCAGCCCGAATACCAGCGCCGGCCGGACCTGCTCAACAAGCTCTACCTCAAGACCGGGACCGCCGATTCCAACGGCAACCCCGTCATGGCGCCCTTAAACGGCATCGTCAAAATGACCGAGGGCGTGGGGCCGCTGGTCGTCAACCACACCGGCCAGCTCACCTCGGTGACCATCTCGTTCAACACCGCCGGCAAGTATTCCCTGGGCCAGGCCGTCACGTCCATCCAGTCCCTGGCCACCCGGGAGCTGCCCAGCAACATCAGCTACATCTTCGAGGGCCAGGCCACGGCCTTCAAGCAGTCCCTGGACAGCGTGCCGTTTTTGCTCTTCCTGGCCATCATGGTCATCTACCTGATCCTCGGCATCCTCTACGAGAGCTTCATCCATCCCCTGACCATCCTGTCCGGCCTGCCCTCGGCCGCCCTGGGCGGCCTGGTGACCCTCATGATCTTCGGCCGGGAACTCGACCTCTACGGCTTCATCGGCATCATCATGCTCATCGGTATCGTGAAAAAGAACTCGATCATGGTCATCGATTTCGCCATCGAGGCCGAGCGCGAGGGCAAGACACCCTTCGAGGCCATTTTCGAGGGCTGCATCGTGCGCTTCCGGCCCATCATGATGACCACCGTCGCCGCCATCGCCGGCATCATGCCCATCGCCCTGGCCATCGGCGCCGGAGCCGACGCCCGCCAGCCCCTGGGCCTGGTCGTGGCCGGCGGCCTGGTCATCTCGCAGATGGTCACGCTCTACCTGACGCCGGTCTTCTACACCTACATGGACCAGCTCCAGACCTGGCTTGTCGGCCACAAGGACGAGAAGGACGGCCCGGCCTAGGGCGCCGGGAAGGGCAGGCGAGGACAGGGGAGGGGGCAGGCGAGGATAGGAGAGAGGGCAGGCGAGGACAGGAGAGAGGGCAGGGGGAATGCCTCCGGCGGCCAGGAGGGGCACTGCCCCTCCTGGACCTCCCGAAAGGGGGGAAACGTGTTCGATTATTTCGCGTTATCCGAGGCCATCGCGGAGGTGCTGCGGGCCAGGCGGGCCGGGCGGGCGTTCGCGCCCGAGAGGCTGGCCGTGCCCGTGCCCGGCGGGGTGCTGCTTGCCATGCCGGCCGCCGACGAGGCCGTGGCCATCGTCAAAAACATCACCGTGCATCCCGGCAACCGGGAGCATCCCGTCATCCAGGGCGAGGTGCTGGTGGTCGCGGCGGCCACCGGCCGAAAGCTGGCCGTGCTCGACGCCAAGGAACTGACGGCCCGGCGCACGGCGGCGGTGAGCCTGCTTGCCGCGCGCAAGCTGGCCGCCCGGCCGCAGGGGCCGCTTTGCGTCATCGGCGCCGGCGTCCAGGCCAGGACCCATGTCGAGGCCTTTTGGCAGGGTTTGGGTGTGCGCGATATCCGTTTGGTTTCCCGCACGCGGTCGCGGGCCGAGGCATTGGCGGCCGCACTGGCCGGCGAGGGCCTCGCCGTGCGGGTTGTGGGCGAGGCGGGGGAGGGCGTGGCCGACGCGTCGCTGGTCGTCACGGTCACGACGAGCGGCGAGCCGGTCTTTCCCGACGCCGTGCCGGCGGACGTGTTCGTTGCGGCCGTGGGTTCGTTCACGCCGCAGGCGGCCGAGGTGCCGGCGACGCTCGTGCGCCGGGCGGCCCTTTTCGTCGACGACCTGGCCTCGGCCAGGGTCGAGGCCGGCGATTTCCTGCGGGCCGGGGTGGACTGGGCCACGGTCACGCCCCTGGAGGGCATCCTCGACGCCGCCCCGCGATTGTCCGGTCCCGTGGTCTTCAAGACCGTGGGCCACGCCCTGTTCGATCTGGCCGCGGCCAAGCTGCTTTGTCTTTAGACTCTCCTGCCTGCAGAGCCATCTGCGACGCGCAGGGTGGCGGGCCTCGTTTTTGAGGGAGGAATTTTTGTTGCCAATAAATATAAATAAACGTATATGTGTTTCAAAGTTTACTTGGGGGTGGGGATGGTTCTGCCATCAAGAGAGGGGGAAATGGAGACAGCACCAAGAATCAATATCATATTGGAGCAATATAAACTTTATGTTGAAATGATGGTGAGAATGACGGATAAACGGAGGCAAGACAGCAAATATTTTGCAGCTATTCTGTCTGGATTGTTTATTCTGGCCTCTTTTTTTGTCAGTCGGCAATATGATATTACTTTGCTGTTAGGCGCCTTGCTTCTTATTTGTTGTTTTGCCTATTTTGTCACGCGATTGTGGTTGGATAGAATACTATGCTATAAAATTAATTTAGATGCAAAAGCTAAGGTTCTGTGTGAATTGGAGCAAGAATTGCCCTATCCGTGTTTTACATCGGAGTGGGATATGAAAACAAAGCAGAAGTACAAGTCTATGTGCGATAATGAACTAAAGTTGGTTGATTATATTGGAAAATCGTGTGTGTTGGTTTTTGTCGTATTCGCGGTGCTTTCGTTTATCGGGCATATTGCCGGATAAGGCCACAGCGTCACGGGCAAATTGAACACCGGCACTACACTGCCTTGCGAAACAGCCCCGCCCCGTCCTTCAAGGCCTCGGCCGTACCCATCACATAAAGCCGGTCGCCGGTGTTGAGCAGAAACGGTCCGTCGGGGTTGGGCACGAACTGCTCGCCGCGCCTTGCCGCCGCCACGGTCAGGTTGTGCTCGCGCCGAAGCCGAGCCTCCTCCAGGGTCTTGCCGGCCAGGGGCGAGGCCGCGTCCACCGTGAACACCGCCACATGCAGCCCGGCCAGGGACTTGTCCGGCGAAAACCGGGCCATGGCCGCCAACGACTCGGGCAGCATGGCCCGATAGCCCTCGCGCCGGATCTCCTGGGCCATGCGCTCGATGTCGTCGCGCGGCACCATGAACCTGGCCAGAACGCGCGCGAACACCACCAGCGACGCCTCGAACTCCTCGGCGATCACGTCGTTGGCCCCAAGGTCGAGCAGGGCCTGGATCTCGGAATTGAACCGCGTGCGGGCCACGATGTAAAGGGCCGGATTCTCCATCCGG of Solidesulfovibrio sp. contains these proteins:
- a CDS encoding delta(1)-pyrroline-2-carboxylate reductase family protein, with product MFDYFALSEAIAEVLRARRAGRAFAPERLAVPVPGGVLLAMPAADEAVAIVKNITVHPGNREHPVIQGEVLVVAAATGRKLAVLDAKELTARRTAAVSLLAARKLAARPQGPLCVIGAGVQARTHVEAFWQGLGVRDIRLVSRTRSRAEALAAALAGEGLAVRVVGEAGEGVADASLVVTVTTSGEPVFPDAVPADVFVAAVGSFTPQAAEVPATLVRRAALFVDDLASARVEAGDFLRAGVDWATVTPLEGILDAAPRLSGPVVFKTVGHALFDLAAAKLLCL